In Pseudoalteromonas sp. NC201, a single window of DNA contains:
- a CDS encoding ABC transporter ATP-binding protein — MTTPVIQINNLQKRFGEYQALQGLNLSVHQGEILALLGPNGAGKTTTINCLLGFLQPDAGEITIAGINPQHDVVTARQQLAYIPEQVALYPRLSGLENLAYFSKMASIEKTDEAFRTLLSEVKLPSHAVDKPVATYSKGMRQKVGIAIALAKQAKALILDEPTSGLDPSASHEFSQLIQSLAKQGVAILMATHDLYRAQEDAHRVAIINQGQLVDTLVYEQLQEVQLESVYLKHIKVGV, encoded by the coding sequence ATGACTACACCTGTTATTCAAATCAATAACCTGCAAAAGCGCTTTGGTGAATACCAAGCGTTACAGGGATTAAACTTGAGCGTACATCAAGGTGAAATTCTAGCGCTGCTAGGCCCAAATGGTGCAGGTAAAACCACCACGATTAATTGCTTACTGGGCTTTTTACAACCGGATGCCGGGGAAATCACCATCGCTGGAATTAATCCACAACATGACGTAGTAACGGCAAGGCAGCAACTGGCTTATATTCCTGAACAAGTCGCGCTCTATCCGCGACTTAGCGGACTTGAGAATCTCGCGTATTTCAGCAAAATGGCCAGCATAGAAAAGACCGACGAGGCCTTTCGCACACTGCTCAGTGAAGTAAAACTGCCAAGTCACGCTGTAGACAAACCCGTTGCAACCTATTCAAAAGGGATGCGACAAAAAGTGGGCATAGCCATTGCCCTCGCAAAACAAGCCAAGGCATTGATCTTAGATGAGCCTACATCAGGTCTTGATCCTTCAGCCAGCCATGAATTTAGCCAGCTCATTCAGTCATTAGCAAAGCAAGGCGTTGCGATTTTAATGGCGACCCACGACTTATACCGCGCTCAAGAAGATGCTCATCGCGTGGCAATTATTAATCAAGGGCAATTAGTCGATACCTTAGTCTATGAACAACTGCAAGAAGTCCAACTTGAATCCGTTTACCTCAAACATATCAAGGTGGGTGTCTGA
- a CDS encoding GNAT family N-acetyltransferase, translating into MKININAIQGEDADAIERLMREVSEADVLPNFSQLGKDTYLNEIIPEVTQVMCNANFVGAKALINGELIGFALLRDGNYLTHLFVAKSAQGKGVGRQLLDTVLASTSAAQISLCSSLNAASFYLALGFQATGQEAQKNGIRFVPMKLDRT; encoded by the coding sequence GTGAAGATTAACATCAATGCGATTCAGGGCGAGGATGCGGATGCCATCGAAAGGTTAATGCGTGAAGTCTCAGAGGCTGACGTCTTACCGAATTTTTCGCAGCTTGGCAAAGACACTTATCTAAACGAAATAATACCTGAAGTAACTCAAGTCATGTGCAACGCCAACTTTGTCGGTGCCAAGGCGTTGATAAACGGTGAGCTGATCGGGTTTGCTTTATTAAGAGACGGTAACTACCTCACCCATTTATTTGTTGCTAAGTCAGCTCAAGGTAAAGGGGTTGGCCGGCAGTTATTAGATACTGTGTTAGCGAGTACATCCGCAGCTCAAATCTCGCTATGTTCATCGCTTAATGCAGCATCGTTTTATCTTGCGCTAGGTTTTCAGGCGACAGGGCAAGAAGCACAGAAAAACGGTATTAGATTTGTTCCAATGAAGTTAGACCGAACTTAA
- a CDS encoding GFA family protein, with translation MTFPINGSCQCGEVSYTLKAAPKMVVACHCKACQKLSTSAFSITAIVDKDDIEFSGPMKEWRRPADSGNVSGAKFCPTCGNRIYHFNPAEPNSIKLKPSNLDDTRLIQPTAHAWVSEKQGWYTIPEGVIVFDKQP, from the coding sequence ATGACATTTCCAATTAACGGCTCGTGCCAATGTGGTGAAGTAAGCTACACGTTAAAAGCAGCACCTAAAATGGTGGTCGCCTGTCATTGTAAGGCTTGCCAAAAACTGTCAACCAGCGCATTTAGCATTACAGCCATTGTTGATAAAGACGATATTGAATTTTCGGGTCCGATGAAGGAATGGCGACGCCCTGCTGACAGCGGTAACGTTAGCGGAGCTAAGTTTTGCCCAACTTGCGGCAATCGCATTTACCACTTTAATCCAGCAGAGCCGAATTCAATTAAACTCAAACCAAGTAATTTGGACGATACTCGCCTTATTCAACCGACGGCCCATGCATGGGTTAGTGAAAAGCAAGGCTGGTATACCATCCCAGAGGGCGTCATCGTATTTGATAAACAGCCTTAG
- a CDS encoding nucleoside deaminase — protein sequence MTVLLNAETQVNSEALNAIAHMPTKSLGVLLDSDFTRKLCDQDFMRIAVLLAKKGYEEGGCPIGAVIVDNETNQIVGKGHNTLVQESHPYNHGETSAIRDAGRIDFSRTTLYTSLSPCDVCATLLYMRGFQRVVVGDITNASGNEPLLESKGVQVDILEDEQGIALYQQFRAEKPEQDLEDWQGLAAVNAGHK from the coding sequence ATGACTGTATTACTCAACGCAGAAACCCAAGTAAATAGCGAAGCGCTCAATGCCATTGCACATATGCCAACCAAGAGTCTTGGCGTATTACTCGATAGCGACTTTACGCGTAAGCTTTGCGATCAAGACTTTATGCGCATTGCTGTTTTGCTGGCAAAAAAGGGTTATGAAGAGGGCGGTTGCCCAATTGGTGCGGTTATTGTTGATAACGAGACCAATCAAATTGTAGGTAAAGGACATAATACGTTAGTACAAGAGAGCCACCCATATAACCATGGTGAAACCTCGGCAATTCGAGATGCGGGACGGATTGATTTTAGTAGAACCACTTTGTATACCAGCCTAAGTCCTTGTGACGTATGCGCAACATTACTCTACATGCGTGGTTTTCAGCGAGTCGTGGTAGGGGATATCACTAATGCTTCAGGCAATGAGCCGTTACTTGAAAGTAAGGGCGTACAAGTCGATATTTTAGAAGATGAGCAAGGTATTGCCTTGTATCAACAATTTCGTGCTGAAAAGCCAGAACAAGATTTAGAAGATTGGCAAGGTCTGGCAGCGGTAAACGCGGGTCATAAGTAG
- a CDS encoding SGNH/GDSL hydrolase family protein, with translation MLKTLVTVALLAFGSVASAANHAATHHAIHYEGRVSKNYADGSVSFNWPGSQLHTKLTGRAFHIELMGYGDQFDVLIDGKFTKKLKTNANGVAETFTLFESTKTETVTIELVKRWEHYDHNTQILSVDVDGKLDSIQQPQPHILFIGDSISAGFGSESTQRQCEWSEILDLSNAHKAFPYMSAQQLGASFTQVSYSGLGLIRNWGGNQPHHTLRSYYDKMSAVFTDNTDFEDKFPQLIVIEVGTNDFSTDPTPAEPWQTIDEVKTQWVKTMVVFTKQLRARYPAVPIIYMPRPAYPYNFIIPATHDAIAKLNQQDISKLYSHTFDSPLEGCVWHPTASEHQDIAEKLVTFIKQQALL, from the coding sequence ATGTTAAAAACGTTGGTTACGGTGGCTTTATTAGCTTTTGGAAGTGTAGCCAGTGCCGCAAATCACGCAGCGACCCATCATGCGATTCATTATGAAGGACGCGTCAGTAAAAACTATGCCGATGGCAGTGTGAGTTTTAATTGGCCGGGTAGCCAGCTGCATACCAAGCTCACTGGTCGTGCCTTTCATATCGAGTTGATGGGCTATGGCGATCAATTCGATGTATTGATTGATGGCAAATTTACAAAAAAGCTAAAGACCAACGCCAATGGTGTTGCGGAGACCTTCACGCTATTTGAAAGTACAAAGACAGAAACCGTCACAATTGAACTCGTTAAACGCTGGGAGCACTATGACCACAATACCCAGATCCTAAGTGTTGATGTGGACGGAAAATTAGACTCAATCCAGCAGCCACAGCCCCATATCTTATTTATTGGCGATTCAATTAGCGCAGGCTTTGGCAGTGAGTCCACTCAAAGACAGTGTGAATGGAGTGAAATTCTTGATTTAAGTAACGCGCATAAAGCATTTCCGTATATGAGCGCGCAACAGCTGGGAGCCAGTTTTACCCAAGTTTCATACTCAGGTTTAGGCTTAATTCGAAATTGGGGCGGCAATCAACCACATCATACGTTGCGTAGTTACTACGACAAAATGTCAGCAGTATTTACCGACAACACTGACTTTGAAGACAAGTTTCCACAACTTATCGTCATTGAAGTAGGCACCAATGACTTTAGTACCGATCCAACCCCTGCAGAGCCTTGGCAAACTATTGATGAAGTCAAAACGCAGTGGGTAAAAACGATGGTCGTTTTCACCAAACAGCTGCGTGCAAGATATCCTGCAGTCCCCATTATTTATATGCCTCGTCCGGCATATCCATATAACTTTATTATTCCAGCAACTCACGATGCAATTGCAAAGCTTAATCAGCAAGATATCAGTAAACTATACAGTCATACATTCGACTCACCATTAGAAGGCTGTGTGTGGCATCCAACCGCTTCAGAGCATCAAGACATTGCTGAGAAACTCGTTACCTTTATCAAGCAGCAAGCACTTCTCTGA
- a CDS encoding HIT family protein: MTIVEQIVARDIEAVIVYESEQVIAFADHDPINFGHILICPKSPYETLLQVPESILAEIHRVARDLYVRIERKFSPDGITLVQNNGHFNELSHYHLHIFPRYKRDSFAFGRDGLNIKPQEVLRTSLEGL; encoded by the coding sequence ATGACGATTGTAGAACAGATAGTTGCTAGAGATATTGAAGCGGTTATTGTATATGAATCAGAGCAGGTGATTGCGTTTGCCGATCACGACCCCATAAACTTTGGCCATATCTTAATTTGCCCCAAATCCCCTTATGAAACGCTTCTTCAGGTCCCTGAATCCATACTGGCTGAAATCCACCGCGTTGCGCGTGACCTTTATGTGCGAATTGAGCGTAAATTTTCCCCAGATGGGATTACGCTGGTGCAAAACAACGGGCATTTTAACGAATTGAGCCACTATCACCTGCATATTTTCCCCCGCTATAAGCGAGATAGTTTTGCGTTTGGACGCGATGGGCTCAATATTAAACCTCAAGAGGTTTTGCGTACCTCACTTGAGGGGTTATAG
- a CDS encoding DUF3526 domain-containing protein — MFQTTLKKEWLDTKRQGQALWLGGIAVLLLLLACLTGFKSHQSYQQAVTEVSQSEQLRWLNQGEKGPHSAAHYGIYVVKPTTPLAALDAGLQAYQGNVLRLEAHIRNDSMFRSAQDNLPMSRFGSLSPAFVLQVLLPLLIILIGYPLLAREREQGTLKQLLASGASPAKLFIAKCALLFAISCLFLLPVALFLLYSQVTSAEPHTLRSGLFLLFYLVYLLLWSLLTTTLSSLLPTARRALVALLTIWALTTLLLPKLAMNIATTIHPQGSGQAFQAKLESEVYTEARVEAIAKFKQQTLTQYGVSNVEDLPFDYAGAQLQFGEQYADKIFDRLFSARLAQLEAQSQSYQLAGMLTPFIAIQTLSMATAASDFTHQQAFENAAEQHRRLMQEVLNFNQRDHGHKADGHYTAGEELWQQIPKFAFQYPNFIRYLPHYVISLFSLSFWLIALVLLSFFSIKKLRLEEQR; from the coding sequence ATGTTTCAAACGACATTAAAAAAGGAATGGCTCGATACCAAGCGGCAGGGACAAGCGCTTTGGCTTGGAGGCATTGCAGTATTGCTGCTCTTGCTTGCCTGCTTGACCGGTTTTAAAAGCCACCAAAGCTATCAGCAAGCCGTCACGGAAGTGTCCCAATCAGAGCAATTACGCTGGCTAAATCAAGGTGAAAAAGGTCCCCATTCCGCCGCCCACTACGGTATTTATGTGGTCAAACCCACCACCCCATTGGCTGCACTCGACGCGGGATTACAAGCATACCAAGGGAATGTGTTAAGGCTTGAGGCTCATATTCGCAACGATAGCATGTTTAGAAGTGCGCAAGATAACTTGCCGATGTCACGTTTTGGTAGCTTATCACCCGCCTTTGTGCTGCAAGTGTTACTACCGCTATTGATTATATTAATTGGCTACCCACTACTTGCCCGAGAGCGTGAGCAAGGCACCTTAAAACAACTGCTCGCATCGGGCGCAAGCCCTGCAAAGCTGTTTATCGCCAAATGTGCGCTGCTTTTTGCTATTTCTTGCTTATTTTTATTGCCTGTCGCGCTTTTTTTACTTTATAGCCAAGTAACAAGCGCGGAGCCTCATACACTCAGAAGTGGACTATTTTTACTATTTTATTTGGTTTACTTATTGCTTTGGTCGTTACTCACCACCACGCTTTCAAGTTTACTTCCAACGGCAAGGCGCGCATTGGTAGCGCTATTAACCATTTGGGCCCTTACAACACTTTTACTACCAAAACTGGCGATGAATATCGCAACCACCATTCATCCGCAAGGTTCAGGTCAAGCGTTTCAAGCAAAGCTTGAAAGTGAGGTTTATACCGAGGCACGAGTTGAAGCAATCGCAAAGTTCAAACAACAAACATTGACTCAATATGGTGTTAGCAATGTGGAAGACTTGCCCTTTGACTATGCCGGAGCGCAACTCCAATTTGGTGAACAATACGCAGATAAAATCTTTGACCGCTTATTTTCAGCGCGTTTAGCTCAACTAGAAGCGCAATCACAAAGCTATCAACTTGCAGGAATGTTAACGCCGTTTATCGCGATACAAACGCTGTCGATGGCCACCGCCGCCAGCGACTTTACCCACCAGCAAGCATTTGAGAATGCGGCAGAGCAGCACCGCCGCCTGATGCAAGAGGTGCTTAACTTTAATCAAAGAGATCACGGTCACAAGGCGGACGGACATTACACCGCGGGCGAGGAATTATGGCAGCAGATCCCAAAGTTCGCATTCCAATACCCCAATTTCATTCGTTACCTGCCTCACTACGTTATAAGCCTGTTTAGCCTGAGCTTTTGGTTGATTGCGCTGGTGTTATTGAGTTTCTTCTCGATTAAAAAACTGCGCTTGGAGGAGCAAAGATGA
- a CDS encoding TonB-dependent siderophore receptor — MTRSLLTVSVLSSLYSSLSVAEQSIETIDVHGTRAPLYSTRDVNASALGMKDPQLLPISIQSFSEELISNQRVKTLGEVLANDASVQNTSIGTVFDFVSLRGFQLDWTNGLRRDGLALAPYQDVPLENIQRIDIVKGPSSLVSGFNNPGGTINYVTKRPTMDAFLDVTTEVRSRGGKYLHIDLGGPISEEQTLGYRINAAAEKNGDFTGGDDLERYFFSAALDWQVSDRLFIRLDGDYQDKSTVSQPLIGLASDPNDPDRKILPPYVDTSDVLLGQPWAKYQTESYNLAARADFWLNDTWQWVNQAALSGNDRFTVFPDIYSVDTQGNVLSAAIHITPDETYDTLSAHSFVSGQLTTAAIEHELVVGVSIRDYESKDGRWFELTNPVGNIFNPIHSSKPQFPDYPEPTKTEASESALFITDTLHFNDVFYATLGLRHIQYKKEQTLPGQTKTTLDDRTFNTPIIGLNYNPSDQLAFYASYSEGAGEGGVAVIGSGAINEGESLGPQESEQIEAGIKYQTDTMNYSIAVFEIEKMLEYHNHITNYFVQDGVQSHKGIELNASGSLAHGLATVASITLMDPSLDKLDGEPALNGNTPANVPEFQANLYVDYQLPFWEALSINAGIFHVDEREQNVNNTLKLPAYTRFDLGAKYHFTDINTTLRLKAENLFDKEYWLSGGAKGIDWGVAPGRGRTFIASLSVSF; from the coding sequence ATGACAAGGTCACTCCTGACAGTTAGCGTGCTTAGTAGCTTATATTCTTCACTTAGTGTTGCCGAACAATCCATTGAAACAATTGATGTGCATGGCACTCGCGCGCCTCTTTACAGCACAAGAGACGTGAACGCTTCGGCGTTGGGGATGAAAGATCCACAGCTTCTTCCTATTTCCATTCAATCATTTTCTGAAGAACTGATCAGCAATCAAAGAGTAAAAACGCTAGGCGAAGTGCTTGCCAACGATGCTTCTGTTCAAAACACCTCAATTGGTACGGTTTTCGACTTTGTGAGTCTGCGTGGCTTTCAACTAGATTGGACTAACGGTCTAAGACGCGACGGTTTAGCGCTTGCCCCCTACCAAGATGTACCGCTAGAGAATATTCAGCGCATTGATATCGTTAAAGGCCCGTCAAGTCTCGTATCAGGCTTTAACAACCCCGGCGGTACCATCAACTATGTGACAAAGCGCCCTACCATGGACGCCTTTTTGGATGTCACAACGGAAGTACGTAGCCGTGGAGGAAAGTATTTACACATCGACCTCGGTGGGCCAATTTCCGAAGAGCAAACGCTCGGCTATCGTATTAATGCCGCAGCAGAGAAAAACGGTGACTTTACCGGTGGTGATGACTTAGAGCGCTATTTCTTTAGTGCAGCACTGGATTGGCAAGTCTCAGACCGCCTATTTATCCGATTAGACGGCGATTACCAAGACAAAAGCACTGTATCACAGCCTTTGATAGGACTTGCCAGCGACCCCAATGATCCTGACCGTAAAATATTACCGCCCTATGTCGACACCAGTGATGTCTTGCTCGGACAACCTTGGGCAAAGTATCAAACCGAGTCATATAACCTTGCCGCACGTGCTGATTTTTGGTTGAACGACACCTGGCAATGGGTAAACCAAGCTGCGCTTTCTGGTAATGATAGATTTACCGTTTTTCCTGATATCTACTCGGTTGATACACAAGGTAATGTGCTGTCTGCCGCTATCCACATTACCCCAGACGAAACGTATGACACACTCTCCGCACATAGTTTTGTCAGCGGTCAACTTACCACCGCTGCAATTGAACATGAGCTAGTCGTCGGCGTTAGTATTCGTGATTATGAGTCAAAGGATGGGCGTTGGTTTGAGTTAACCAACCCCGTTGGCAATATTTTCAATCCAATTCATAGCAGTAAACCGCAGTTCCCTGATTATCCAGAACCAACCAAAACTGAAGCCTCTGAAAGCGCGTTATTTATCACAGATACCTTGCACTTTAACGATGTATTTTATGCCACCTTAGGGCTGCGTCATATTCAATACAAAAAAGAGCAAACTCTACCTGGCCAAACTAAAACCACGCTAGACGACCGAACTTTTAATACCCCCATCATAGGTCTTAACTACAACCCAAGCGATCAGCTCGCGTTTTATGCCAGTTACTCAGAAGGCGCGGGGGAAGGCGGCGTTGCAGTCATCGGCAGCGGTGCAATAAACGAGGGCGAATCACTCGGCCCACAAGAAAGCGAACAAATTGAAGCTGGCATAAAATACCAAACGGACACCATGAACTACTCGATAGCCGTCTTCGAAATAGAAAAAATGTTGGAGTACCACAATCACATTACTAACTATTTCGTGCAAGACGGTGTCCAGTCACATAAAGGTATTGAGCTCAATGCTAGTGGTTCATTGGCTCACGGTCTTGCAACCGTAGCATCCATCACCTTGATGGACCCCAGCTTAGATAAGCTCGACGGCGAGCCCGCGCTTAATGGCAACACCCCAGCCAATGTGCCTGAATTTCAAGCAAATCTCTATGTCGACTATCAGCTGCCATTTTGGGAGGCGTTAAGCATCAATGCGGGTATTTTCCATGTTGATGAGCGCGAACAAAACGTCAATAACACGCTAAAGCTACCAGCCTACACGCGCTTCGACTTGGGCGCTAAATACCACTTTACTGACATTAACACCACGCTACGACTCAAGGCCGAAAACCTGTTCGACAAAGAATATTGGCTATCTGGCGGTGCCAAAGGCATAGACTGGGGAGTCGCTCCCGGTCGTGGCCGCACCTTTATCGCCTCATTAAGCGTGAGCTTTTAA
- a CDS encoding pyridoxal phosphate-dependent decarboxylase family protein, which yields MTMTHNQWQALPQLLTEFSKLTEAFIQSSNSRPVAGRDIAPPDLTLTESGIAFESLIEIFSKQVVPNLSTSIGPRYWGFVTGGATPVATFADWLVSTYDQNVSKGDGSIATSIERQAIRWLTELFDLPASFDGLFTTGATAANYLGAVVARQFAGHQQGINVAEDGAFGLEVEVFCATPHASMIKALGLAGLGRNQITRIATQVGNEATDIAALESALTTSNAKGKVVIASAATVTGTNFDDLIQIRHLCDKHQAWLHVDAAFGIFERLISGSEGRTNGLELADSITLDAHKWLNVPYDCGIFLTRHLHYLVESCDVPAPYLVTSKAEPDFFSMGVENSRRFRALPVWMSLLAYGKDGIRQWVSKNIAQTKQLADWFTDSPDYDLVYYGELNVVLFKPSGKDDAATTALLHAINADGRIFVSPGSWQGQKVIRAALSNWQTEQIDLDIAKSALTELAKAL from the coding sequence ATGACGATGACACACAACCAATGGCAAGCATTACCCCAATTGCTCACTGAGTTTTCTAAACTTACCGAGGCGTTTATACAGTCTAGCAATAGCCGCCCAGTCGCAGGTCGAGATATTGCTCCGCCCGACCTAACACTCACAGAGTCTGGAATTGCATTTGAATCACTGATAGAGATTTTTAGTAAACAAGTAGTGCCAAACTTAAGCACCAGTATTGGACCTAGGTATTGGGGATTTGTCACTGGCGGCGCAACGCCTGTTGCCACCTTTGCCGATTGGCTAGTGTCAACCTATGACCAAAATGTCTCAAAAGGCGATGGCTCCATTGCGACCAGTATAGAGCGGCAGGCCATTCGCTGGCTAACCGAATTATTCGACCTACCAGCAAGCTTTGATGGTCTTTTTACTACAGGGGCGACAGCGGCAAATTACTTAGGTGCGGTCGTAGCTCGCCAGTTTGCAGGACATCAACAAGGGATCAATGTGGCAGAAGATGGAGCCTTCGGTTTGGAAGTTGAGGTTTTTTGCGCGACGCCCCACGCGAGTATGATTAAGGCGCTTGGTCTTGCAGGCCTTGGCCGCAACCAAATCACTAGAATCGCAACGCAAGTAGGCAATGAGGCTACGGATATTGCAGCGCTTGAGTCAGCGCTTACAACAAGTAACGCCAAAGGAAAAGTTGTCATCGCCAGTGCCGCCACGGTTACTGGCACTAATTTTGATGATTTAATTCAGATCCGCCATTTATGCGATAAACACCAAGCTTGGCTGCATGTTGATGCTGCATTTGGCATTTTCGAGCGTCTGATTTCTGGCTCAGAAGGTCGCACTAATGGGCTAGAGTTAGCCGATAGTATCACCTTGGATGCACACAAGTGGCTCAATGTACCATACGACTGCGGTATTTTTCTCACTCGTCATTTGCACTATTTGGTTGAAAGCTGTGATGTTCCAGCTCCTTACTTAGTCACATCAAAAGCCGAACCCGACTTTTTTTCGATGGGTGTAGAAAACTCTCGTCGATTTAGGGCGCTACCCGTTTGGATGTCATTACTTGCGTATGGTAAAGACGGGATCCGTCAATGGGTAAGCAAAAATATTGCGCAAACTAAACAACTTGCAGACTGGTTTACTGATTCTCCAGACTATGATTTAGTCTACTACGGAGAGCTCAACGTAGTGCTTTTCAAGCCAAGTGGCAAAGATGACGCAGCAACAACCGCCCTTCTTCATGCCATTAATGCGGACGGCCGTATATTTGTCAGCCCAGGGAGTTGGCAAGGACAGAAGGTGATCCGTGCTGCGCTCAGTAATTGGCAAACGGAGCAAATTGATTTAGACATAGCAAAAAGCGCATTAACCGAATTAGCTAAGGCGCTTTAA
- a CDS encoding nuclear transport factor 2 family protein, giving the protein MCSTSIIKQVIAKECALHRKENRHNMALCRELLHPQFIEVGRSGSQYNLGQILCLMNEEEWPDGEVVAEQFHCAYMNSDALLLTYRSAWRNTDGTLSEHAYRSSLWVEQNDKWQLLHHQGTPTSLF; this is encoded by the coding sequence ATGTGTTCAACGTCAATTATTAAGCAAGTGATCGCGAAGGAGTGTGCGCTTCACCGCAAAGAAAATAGGCATAATATGGCGCTGTGTCGCGAACTCCTTCACCCTCAATTTATTGAGGTTGGACGCTCTGGAAGCCAATATAACTTAGGCCAGATCCTATGCTTAATGAATGAAGAAGAATGGCCAGATGGGGAGGTAGTAGCAGAGCAGTTTCACTGTGCTTATATGAATAGTGACGCTTTGCTTCTTACTTATCGCTCCGCATGGCGGAACACTGATGGCACGCTTTCAGAGCATGCTTATCGGTCATCTTTATGGGTCGAGCAAAATGATAAGTGGCAGTTGTTACATCATCAGGGTACGCCCACCAGTTTATTTTAG
- a CDS encoding aminotransferase-like domain-containing protein gives MAKKFITLSEQVIAEINAGERQCGEKMTSLRIFAKQHGVSMSTAIRTYEELQDNGFLASQEKSGFYICKPKAKNSDIDFAMFTSEVKSPKSALRPSVVGLNTMLSTVQVAPELMPIDRLTKFIKQAFDSPQYHHFHYPNAMGLRSLRENLTKHFKQKGLALNPDNLVVTGGCIQAVMAGLQAVTKAGDCVVVPSPCYQGLLQLLATLQLKVIEIPTTPEGLDLEALEQVVTTQRVSVCLLTANHQNPTGHSLSVQQNAWLADFAARYQMAIIEDDVFGELSHNHTMPLPIKAWDKAGYVIWCSSVSKTLAPGLQVGWCEAGRYQSQVAALMQAFHGMPNQCLQMAVSRFIETGHYQRHLRTLNRTLAAHCFAYQSYLKSRLPKGCKISSPQGGMALWLKLPNIDCDALALRLAELGVEIRQGSLFTSRELYQDHLRINCGWPLDVAKPWLDKLCDWVLHNCAKL, from the coding sequence ATGGCGAAGAAGTTTATTACATTAAGTGAGCAGGTGATTGCAGAGATAAACGCTGGTGAGCGTCAATGCGGTGAAAAAATGACTTCACTTAGGATCTTTGCCAAGCAGCATGGCGTGAGCATGAGTACCGCAATTAGAACCTATGAGGAATTACAGGATAATGGCTTTTTAGCTTCTCAAGAGAAATCTGGTTTTTATATTTGTAAACCGAAAGCGAAAAATAGTGACATTGACTTTGCCATGTTTACGAGTGAAGTGAAATCTCCTAAAAGTGCGTTAAGACCCTCTGTCGTAGGGCTCAATACGATGTTATCGACGGTGCAAGTAGCACCCGAGTTGATGCCCATAGATCGCCTGACTAAGTTTATAAAGCAAGCGTTCGACTCTCCTCAGTATCACCATTTTCATTATCCCAATGCGATGGGACTGAGGTCGCTTAGAGAGAATCTAACCAAGCACTTTAAACAAAAGGGGTTGGCGCTGAATCCTGATAATCTCGTGGTGACTGGCGGCTGTATTCAAGCCGTGATGGCGGGACTGCAGGCTGTTACAAAAGCGGGGGATTGTGTGGTGGTGCCGTCACCATGTTATCAAGGTTTATTGCAACTGCTTGCAACGCTACAGCTCAAGGTGATTGAGATCCCAACGACGCCAGAAGGACTTGACCTAGAAGCCTTAGAACAGGTAGTGACAACGCAAAGGGTATCAGTGTGTTTGCTTACAGCAAATCATCAAAACCCAACGGGGCACAGTCTATCTGTGCAACAAAATGCGTGGCTTGCGGATTTTGCTGCGCGGTATCAAATGGCGATTATCGAAGATGACGTCTTTGGGGAGTTGAGCCATAATCACACAATGCCTTTACCGATAAAGGCGTGGGATAAAGCCGGATATGTAATTTGGTGTAGCTCAGTGTCTAAGACGTTAGCGCCGGGCTTGCAAGTTGGATGGTGTGAAGCTGGGCGTTATCAAAGCCAAGTGGCCGCGCTCATGCAGGCGTTTCACGGCATGCCAAATCAATGTTTACAAATGGCGGTATCACGCTTTATTGAGACAGGACATTACCAGCGCCATTTACGGACGCTTAATCGCACCTTAGCGGCACACTGCTTCGCTTACCAAAGCTATTTGAAATCGCGTTTACCAAAGGGCTGTAAAATATCTTCCCCTCAGGGCGGAATGGCATTATGGCTGAAACTGCCTAATATTGACTGTGATGCACTCGCTTTACGTCTAGCTGAACTTGGGGTTGAGATTCGCCAAGGCAGCTTATTTACAAGTCGTGAGTTGTATCAAGATCATCTGCGGATCAATTGTGGTTGGCCGCTTGATGTGGCAAAACCTTGGTTAGATAAGCTATGTGATTGGGTACTTCATAATTGCGCCAAATTATAG